In Ruminococcaceae bacterium R-25, one genomic interval encodes:
- a CDS encoding energy-coupling factor transport system substrate-specific component translates to MVDKRNISVKLLKTVVCAVMAVCVLFACVPQIVNADKKSDDPTENREGFAAYLYDNTTGLPTPEANAIVETPDGFIWIGSYGGLIRYDGNTFERFDSRSGIASVNELFVDSNGNLWVGTNDSGVGVIDRFGNIKMYNKRDGLPSASIRAFAEGLDGKIYIGTTSGVAYVDTNGSLIWIDDSLINNSYIMQLELSADGVIYCLTKENVIFTLENGSVGKFYDSEKLGIDDGVLRAMASDPKNPGYLYVGVYKDSDRQTGSKIWYGKFEADGFKSAKKINVNPLIYINYFEFVGDDLWVCANNGIGRYNGGDEIAVLKDIPLTASIEDMIIDYQGNFWFASSKQGVMKVVKNHFTDVFDKYDIDRAVVNSTCNYNDMLFIGKDSGLTVVNTDGKVDRLKLNEVKTASGEHLGYLDLISMLEKVKIRSIIKDSKDRLWISTFGDLGLVRYDNGNVVTFGKAEGLPESQRIRTVYECRDGSYLVACTGGVAVIRDDKVEKVYGTESGVSNIEILTVAEGSDGEIIAGSDGDGIYIIGDSGIKHINTDNGLMSDVVMRIKKSQNKDVYWIVTSNSIAYMTSDYEVHTIKDFPYSNNFDMYEDSQGDVWVLSSNGIYVISADALIENQNISPVFYGIDNGLPIIANANSYSCVTDDGILYVAGTTGVAKVNIEGVFEDVNDVKMSVPYVEADGVKFYPDSEGKFVVPSSAKKITIYPYICSYNLMNPKVTYKLEGFGSYESTVKRSELSSIDYTNLRGGTYAFRMTLADAMGHSSGEDVFSIVIVKQKAFYEYWWFMILTLLLGISLIALMFYLYVRRKTKALLKKQEENKTLIREIVEAFAKTIDMKDKYTNGHSKRVADYTVLLARELGYDEETVEKYYNIALLHDIGKIGVPGEVLNKEGRLTDDEYHTIQSHTVLGYNVLKDISIMPELSVGAESHHERPDGKGYPQGLKEDEIPRVAQIIAVADAFDAMYSNRPYRNRMNFEKVVSIISGARGTQMTADVVDAFLRIVERGGFRAPDDIGGGTTEDIDNIHKRLENESKDQEDKKDKGDV, encoded by the coding sequence ATGGTAGACAAAAGAAACATTTCGGTTAAGCTTTTGAAGACCGTTGTTTGTGCGGTCATGGCAGTTTGTGTTCTTTTTGCCTGTGTTCCCCAAATCGTAAATGCCGATAAAAAGTCAGATGACCCTACCGAGAACCGTGAAGGTTTTGCGGCATATCTTTATGACAATACGACCGGCCTTCCTACACCTGAAGCAAATGCGATAGTTGAGACTCCCGACGGATTTATCTGGATCGGAAGTTATGGCGGACTTATAAGATATGACGGCAACACTTTTGAGAGATTCGATTCCAGATCCGGTATCGCGAGCGTTAACGAACTTTTCGTCGACAGCAACGGTAATCTGTGGGTAGGAACAAACGACAGCGGCGTAGGCGTCATAGACAGGTTCGGAAACATAAAGATGTATAACAAGCGGGACGGCCTGCCGAGCGCTTCCATAAGAGCCTTTGCAGAAGGTCTTGACGGAAAGATCTATATCGGAACGACTTCGGGCGTGGCATATGTTGATACTAATGGCAGCCTTATCTGGATCGATGATTCCCTTATCAATAATTCATACATAATGCAGCTTGAACTCAGTGCGGACGGAGTTATTTACTGCCTGACAAAAGAGAATGTCATTTTCACGCTTGAAAACGGCAGTGTCGGCAAGTTCTATGATTCGGAAAAGCTCGGCATCGATGACGGCGTTCTTCGTGCCATGGCATCAGATCCGAAGAATCCCGGATATCTTTATGTTGGTGTTTATAAGGATTCCGACAGGCAGACCGGTTCGAAGATCTGGTATGGTAAGTTCGAGGCTGACGGATTCAAATCTGCAAAGAAGATCAATGTTAATCCCTTGATCTACATTAACTATTTTGAGTTTGTCGGGGATGATCTCTGGGTATGTGCCAATAACGGTATCGGAAGATACAATGGCGGCGATGAGATCGCTGTCCTGAAAGATATCCCATTGACTGCAAGCATTGAAGACATGATCATTGATTACCAGGGTAACTTCTGGTTCGCGTCTTCAAAGCAGGGTGTCATGAAGGTGGTAAAGAATCATTTCACCGATGTTTTCGATAAGTATGATATCGACAGAGCGGTAGTTAATTCGACTTGCAATTACAACGATATGCTCTTTATCGGTAAGGATTCCGGATTGACTGTAGTAAACACAGACGGCAAAGTCGACCGCTTGAAATTGAATGAAGTAAAGACTGCATCAGGAGAACATTTAGGATATCTCGATCTCATCTCGATGCTCGAAAAGGTTAAGATCAGATCGATCATAAAGGACAGCAAGGACAGATTGTGGATCTCGACTTTCGGAGATCTGGGCCTTGTAAGATACGATAACGGAAACGTCGTTACTTTCGGAAAAGCAGAAGGTCTTCCTGAAAGCCAGAGAATCAGAACAGTTTATGAGTGCAGGGACGGTTCGTATCTTGTGGCTTGTACAGGCGGCGTTGCTGTCATCAGGGACGATAAAGTAGAAAAGGTATACGGCACGGAATCAGGTGTAAGCAATATCGAGATACTGACTGTTGCAGAAGGCTCTGACGGCGAGATAATTGCCGGTTCTGACGGTGACGGAATCTATATAATCGGAGATTCAGGGATCAAGCATATCAATACCGATAACGGATTGATGTCTGACGTAGTCATGAGGATCAAGAAGTCTCAGAATAAGGATGTTTACTGGATAGTAACCAGCAACTCGATCGCTTATATGACATCGGATTATGAAGTCCACACCATAAAGGATTTCCCGTATTCCAATAACTTCGACATGTATGAGGATTCGCAGGGTGATGTCTGGGTATTGAGCAGTAACGGTATTTATGTGATCAGTGCAGATGCACTTATAGAAAACCAGAATATCTCACCGGTTTTTTATGGAATCGATAACGGACTTCCGATAATCGCCAATGCAAACTCATACAGCTGTGTAACTGATGACGGCATACTTTATGTCGCAGGTACCACCGGTGTAGCAAAGGTAAATATCGAGGGCGTTTTCGAGGATGTTAACGATGTAAAGATGAGCGTTCCTTATGTTGAAGCTGACGGTGTAAAGTTCTATCCGGATTCTGAAGGAAAGTTCGTTGTTCCGAGCAGCGCAAAGAAGATAACCATTTATCCTTATATATGTTCGTATAATCTTATGAACCCCAAGGTCACATACAAACTCGAAGGCTTCGGTTCTTATGAGTCCACGGTAAAGAGAAGCGAGCTCTCATCAATCGACTATACGAACTTAAGGGGCGGCACATACGCTTTTAGAATGACTCTGGCAGATGCCATGGGCCACAGCAGTGGCGAAGATGTTTTCTCGATAGTGATCGTTAAGCAGAAAGCATTCTATGAATACTGGTGGTTCATGATCCTGACTCTTTTACTGGGTATCTCTTTAATCGCACTGATGTTCTATCTCTATGTGAGAAGAAAGACCAAAGCGCTCTTGAAGAAGCAGGAAGAGAATAAGACCCTCATCAGAGAGATCGTAGAAGCATTTGCGAAGACGATCGATATGAAGGACAAGTATACAAATGGTCACTCGAAGAGAGTGGCGGACTACACTGTGCTTCTTGCCCGCGAATTGGGATACGATGAAGAGACAGTCGAAAAGTATTACAACATCGCTCTTCTCCACGACATCGGTAAGATCGGCGTTCCCGGTGAAGTCCTTAATAAAGAGGGAAGACTCACTGACGATGAATATCACACGATACAGTCGCACACTGTATTGGGTTATAATGTTTTGAAAGATATCAGCATCATGCCGGAACTCTCTGTCGGTGCGGAATCGCATCACGAGAGACCTGACGGTAAGGGTTATCCGCAGGGACTTAAGGAAGATGAGATACCGAGAGTCGCACAGATCATTGCCGTTGCAGATGCTTTCGATGCGATGTATTCCAACCGTCCGTACAGAAATCGTATGAACTTTGAAAAGGTAGTATCGATAATATCCGGCGCAAGAGGAACACAGATGACAGCAGATGTAGTCGATGCATTCTTAAGGATCGTCGAGCGCGGCGGATTCAGAGCACCTGATGATATCGGCGGTGGAACGACTGAAGATATCGATAACATTCACAAGAGACTCGAAAATGAGTCGAAGGACCAGGAAGATAAGAAGGACAAGGGCGATGTTTGA
- a CDS encoding RimJ/RimL family protein N-acetyltransferase produces MDTIFESENIIYVRPSFDLVPQYLEMVNDIENVARFIGDRREPLTEKDEIDYIKDKMDNNATMFSMIEKKTGEFIGNIEFFNRVFEEAEWGIVITAVMQNKGYGKEALKRSVEYGFNELGLTRIYLSVYADNPRAIHVYEDCGFKEYDRDEVDIFMEVTKE; encoded by the coding sequence ATGGACACGATTTTTGAGTCAGAAAATATAATTTATGTAAGACCGTCGTTCGACCTTGTGCCTCAGTATCTTGAGATGGTCAACGACATTGAAAATGTTGCCAGATTCATTGGCGACAGGAGAGAGCCGTTAACGGAAAAAGATGAGATCGATTACATCAAAGATAAGATGGATAACAATGCAACGATGTTTTCAATGATCGAGAAAAAGACGGGTGAATTCATAGGCAATATCGAGTTCTTTAACCGTGTTTTCGAAGAGGCTGAATGGGGCATTGTGATCACTGCCGTAATGCAGAATAAAGGGTACGGAAAAGAAGCTCTGAAAAGGTCTGTTGAGTACGGTTTTAATGAGCTCGGCCTTACCAGGATCTATCTCAGCGTTTATGCCGATAATCCCCGCGCTATACATGTTTATGAGGATTGCGGGTTCAAAGAATACGACCGTGATGAAGTCGATATCTTCATGGAAGTAACAAAGGAATAA
- a CDS encoding acetyltransferase (GNAT) family protein, which produces MIREMRREEIPSCVEIIRKSFQTVADEFGFTRENAPAFVAFAASDERLINQLDEQKRLMFVYEDNGVLCGYYNLLMQDNNECELGSLSVLPEYRHKGIGKELLLHSLDEARKAGCHTLNLSIVEENQVLRKWYEDNGAKHLYTKKFDFFPFTCGYMKISL; this is translated from the coding sequence ATGATAAGAGAAATGCGTAGGGAAGAGATCCCTTCCTGTGTGGAAATAATCAGAAAAAGCTTTCAGACAGTTGCAGACGAATTCGGGTTTACCCGTGAGAATGCACCGGCGTTTGTTGCATTTGCAGCTTCGGATGAAAGGCTCATTAATCAGCTTGATGAACAGAAAAGACTGATGTTTGTCTATGAAGATAACGGAGTCCTCTGCGGCTACTACAATCTCCTCATGCAGGATAATAACGAATGTGAATTGGGTAGCCTTTCAGTGCTCCCGGAATACAGACACAAGGGTATAGGAAAAGAACTGCTCTTGCATTCTCTTGATGAGGCAAGAAAAGCAGGATGCCATACTCTTAACCTCAGTATCGTTGAAGAAAATCAAGTCCTTCGTAAATGGTACGAAGATAACGGTGCCAAGCACCTCTATACCAAGAAGTTCGATTTCTTCCCGTTTACATGCGGTTATATGAAGATCTCTTTGTGA